The genomic window TAACATTTCTGTAGTGCTTTAGGTAAAAACAGTTATGATTTGACATTATAGTGAAATTAAAGTTACCCTTTGAATGAAGACTTCTTGAATTaagattttttctttctttctattttttttacacaaatggtAAAAGGTTCAGAAAAATATTACTTAACacgtgttttattattttacactttGTATTCATTAAAGTATGTTGTGTAGTAAAATATATTACTCCAGAAAAATATTAACGAAAAAAGGTCAATGTTAAATGttgaatgttatatatatttatatatatatatatatatatatatatatatatatatatatatatatatatatatatatatatagatagatagatagatagatagatagataccatCTACGCCTAGAGTACTTTACTAGTCTGTCTTTGGAAACGTTATATATAATAAAGCACTACAGAAATGTtacatgtatatgtttttatatatatatatatatatatatatatatatatatatatatatatatatatatatatatatatatatacatacatacatacatacatgtaacATTTCTGTAGTGCTTTATTATAACGTTTCCAATGACAGACTAGTAAAGTACTCTAGGCGTAGatggtatctatctatctatctatctatctatctatctatctatctatctatctatctatctatctatctgtctgtctgtctgtctgtctgtctgtctgtctgtctgtctgtctgtctgtctgtctgtctgtctgtctgtctgtctgtctgaatgtcTATCTTTCAACTTTGTATTCACAgttgtttttgattaaataaataaattatttgttaatttattactgTTTCTAATTTTTCATTTATGATCTAGACATATATTTGCGTGtgtttgataaaaaatataaataacctttatttaattaaaacagtgAAGTTTATATAAAGTGTCCAGTTGGTTGTAATAttcatgcatatttatttatttttattttataaaacttaACCAACGTAACGTTTAAAGCAATGAtagttttattattcatattttatatgtaCTATTATGGCATGCAATTGCATCAAATAATGGCACAaagctatttttaaaacattgataAATGTGCATTGCGATAATCGTAATTAATAATCTCTATTACAAGTTCAGTGGAACAATTCCAAAAACTTAGTCATAAATGTGAAACACTAATAAATGTcttgaacgtttttttttttctctgaaaatgtttactttttgtcAAAATCAGATTTATAACCCTTGTGTGctattggggatgttttcatccacgcatgggtgattttgagtcttaattgggccacaactttctctgagtttcagcaaatgaaatgatttttggtgacaaatctgattttgacacatatttttggAAAACTCCAAACACACACTGGGAGAAAAAAATGACTACCCTTTCATTTTGTttatggctgtttttgccccattgacttctattataagacattttttgattgcaaacccatgacaccatataatcatgcattcttgatttttGATGGCTTTTTATCTGTTGGGAAGTGgtaaaaattgtgatttttactgttgatcatcagttgcattCCCCAAAAAAAGTCACTAAAGCACgagtcatctcagactggtttcttgaaaatgagaatgagttcactgcactcaaatggcctccacagtcaccagaactcaatccaatagagcacctttggaatgtggtggatcgggtgattcgcatcatagatgtgcagccgacaaatctgcagctactacgtgatgctatcatgtcaatatggaccaaaatctcagaggaatatctcaagtaccttgttaaatctatgccatgaaggattaaggcagttctgaagtcaaaggggggtccaacccgatactagtaaggtgtacctaataaagtggccagtaagagatgtcatggctttgcaatcaataaatgtcattataatggaagtcaatagggtaaaaacagccaccaacatgtTGGaaaggtagtaaatttgaacaataTGTATATCTGTATATGATTATCATGTCAACATTTGACAAAATAAAGATCTACAAAGTATTCACATATGCACTTTCATGTTGTATTCTAGGTGTGTGACATTCAGATTGAGCTGACGATGGGTGTGAAGGGCTTACAGTATTTCATGGAGGTGTGTTGCCCAGATTCCTGTGTGCCAGTGGACCTCAAACAAATGGCGGGAAATCACCTCAAAGCCCATCCGGACAGCACTGCCTCTTTAGTAGTGGACGCCATGGCCTGTTTAAGATATTGGTATCGCTGTCCGGCCTGGGTCCACGGAGGCCAGTGGAAAGAATACATCAACATCCTTCAAGAATTCATCAACGCGTTCACAGCAGCAGGAATACGATTAATCTTCTTCTTCGATGGAACCGTCGAAGAGCGAAAGCGCTCAGAATGGATAAAGAGGCGTTTGAGAGTCAACCAAGACATCGCCAAAGTATTCCAGCACATTAAGACACACAATCAACAACCAAACAGCAGAAACCTCTTCTGTCTTCCCTCAGGACTTGCAACGTTCTCAAGATTTGCTTTAAAAAGTCTCGGTCAGGAGACTTTCTGCTCGGTTCGTGAAGGAGATTACGAGGTCGCGGATTATGCTCTGTCTCACAACTGCATGGGGATTCTCGGTCAGGATACAGATTTCGTCATCTATAACACTGTGCCGTATTTGTCCATCAGTAAACTGCATTTAAACAGCATGACCACTGTGCTGTTCTCCAGAGAAAAGCTGTGCCGGGTTTTGCAGCTTCACGTTCATGATCTCCCACTGTTATCTTGTCTTTTGGGTAATGACGTCGTTCATGAGCAGCAAATGCAGCGGCTTCGTAACATCGCTTTGGATTCGTATCGGATGAAATGTAAGGAGGTTCAAGGAGACAGGGTGTACGCTGCCGCAGAGTTTATTAACATTCATAAGCCCAGCTGTGAGGGAACGGTTGGTTTGTCTCAGCTTTCTTTGGTTAAGGCTGAGGAAGAAGCTCTGGAAAGAGGAATATGCATGTATTTGCTTCCAGGGCAAACGTCTCCATGGGTAAAGCGAAGTGTTTGGTCTTCTGAGCCCACGTGTGCAATGAGCGAGTTCGTGGCTGGTGATATTTTAGAGGTAAAAAGGGAAAACGCTCGGTGGGGTTGATGACGAACAAATGTGGAATTCAAATTTGATTGAAGAATCGTTCTAAAagcttattgaaaaaaaaaaatcaacgatCTGTAGTTAAAGGGCTCCCATTATGttgctttttacaagatgtaagataagtctttAGTGTCTCCAGAATATGTTTGTAAAATTTCAGCTCATAATGcacatcagatcatttattaaacTGCCGAAAATATCAATTTTGGGAagcatgtttacagattgatatttttctgatcccttaactctgtggtcagttgttctggaaaatataaacagatgtttcaatattatGTTATTGATACTTTCTGTcggaatttatgttttgagtttttactgcaaatgtcacatccataatgctggaatgtctcaataataataataataatatagtatttggggcgatgcagtggcgcagtaggttgtgctttcgcctcacagcaagaaggtcgctgggtcgatggttcgatcctcggctcagctggcgtttctgtgtggagtttgcatgttctccctgcgttcgcgtgggtttcctccgggtgctccggtttcccccacagtccaaagacatgccgtacaggtgaattgggtaagctaaattgtccatagtgtatgagtgtgtgtgtgaatggttccgctgtgtaaaaacttgctaaataagttggcggttcattccgctgtggcgaccccggattaataaagggactaaaccgacaagaaaatgaatgaatatagtatATGTATacacttaatttgtgctggaacatgcACCTCTTAAatcacctcattttaccgatcccttTCCACAACATGCATCTGTTTCCCCGATCGGTTCTATGACCTCGcaatttttaaaggtgctgttgacttgaaattttccccgggTGTTGTTAAAACCAAATatatccatatatgcaaagaaatgaatctaattagtttacaaattaagttctgagtaataaaatgaaatgacgcagggaaaaaatattgaacacacgAAGAAAGGAAGGAGTAGAAATGCAGTGAAAGACCAGACAGCAGcggaaatctctcagtagttcttcagcaaccctctgaccttcgtcattgtaaatgaatattagcctcttcagtccaacatccacattatcaggatgatgaagatgaaaccagggtggacatttcagcaagacaatgatccaaaacacagcctcTCACtggtttcagagaaaaaaaatcaagctgtagaatggcctggccaatc from Danio rerio strain Tuebingen ecotype United States chromosome 13, GRCz12tu, whole genome shotgun sequence includes these protein-coding regions:
- the fam120b gene encoding constitutive coactivator of peroxisome proliferator-activated receptor gamma (The RefSeq protein has 8 substitutions compared to this genomic sequence); translated protein: MGVKGLQYFMEVCCPDSCVPVDLKQMAGNHLEAHPDSTASLVVDAMACLRYWYRCPAWVHGGQWKEYINILQEFINAFTAAGIRLIFFFDGTVEERKRSEWIKRRLRVNQDIAKVFQHIKTHNQQPNSRNLFCLPSGLATFSRFALKSLGQETFCSVREGDYEVADYALSHNCMGILGQDTDFVIYNTVQYLSISKLHLNSMTTVLFSREKLCRVLQLHVHDLPLLSCLLGNDVVHEQQMQRLRNVALDSYRMKCKEVQGDRVYAAAEFINIHKPSCEGTVGLSQLSLVKAEEEALERGICMYLLPGQTSPWVKRSVWSSEPTCAMREFVAGDILEAAVEQHRRAESFFIYNVLYDGVVECSNTLEDETEMELPPQAILYLPMRERIYGILLPTEPDGSGHTVSVKEWFVFPGNPLKEPTRVTPKPLRHLKGPLDLRSLWFKTDPEVKTIRTSTLLDIFDLYEFTEELKYFDSPLIAVICLVTYIAIQTRQLSLEDVDAYLSQAVCVRFKSFRETQQLRGVQWSFRHLAGATLIVRC